The stretch of DNA AAAACCAAAGCCGAATGACCTAGTGGTTTCTGATAAACCTTTACCCAAGTCATCTATAATTGCTATTGGAGCATTATTAATAATATGTATTATACTTGGGCTTTTCCCTCAATTAGCTACAGATAGCATTTCACAATTTGCAATGGGGTTGATTTAGATGGGATTTTATGATAAAATTGTTAATTCACTTAAAAATATAATCAATATTAAAGAAAAAATAGGTGAAGATTCAGCTACAAATGATCTTGTTTCTTCAGCATTAGCTGCAGAATTAACTTTAATTTCAACTATTCTCATAGCAGCAATTTTACTTAGACATATTAATATATTTTTAACAATAATTGTTGTTTTAGTATTAGGGGTATTTTTAGTTGGTAACATGCCACTTATTCCAAGGCTTAAAAGAGAACAAAGCGAATCTCTGGAAAAGATGACTTTTTATGTGATTCTTACTTTAGGAATTTTAATTACTGTAATTTATTGGGGAACTAACCATGTCTAATGAAAATAATGAATATGTTAGAGATAAAAAAGATTCTAGTGAAAAAGATAATACTAATAATTATACGGGTATTAGAACTTTAATACTGTCTATTTCAACAGCTTTTTTCTCTTTTACATTACTTGAAGTTATGTTCGGTTTTAAAAACATTATAAATCCTGGTATTAGTAACATTTATAATGCGTTAGGTACTTCAATTGAACCTAATATGATTACATTAGTAGTTTTTGATTGGAGAGGTTATGATACTCTTGGAGAATCTTTAATATTAGTAACTGCTGTAATTGTTATTCTTTTAGTGTTTGGAAGAGGTATTGTTGACGGAAATTCTAAGGAGAAAGAATAAAGGAGAGAGAATGATGAGTCCTATTCTTAAATTATTTGCATTTCCATGTGCTTTTATACTAGTATGTTTTGGAGTCATGACTATTTTGGGAGGCCATATAACTCCTGGTGGTGGTTTTCAAGGAGGAGCAATGATTGCTGCTGGAGTTATTTTATGTGTTATTGTTTATGGTGTTGAAAAAAGCCCTATAAACTTTTCCCATGACTTCATATCTGCAATTGAAAGTATTGGTGCTATGGGTTATATCAGTTTAGGTTTAGTTGGTTTGTTCACTACAGGATTCTTTTTATATAATGTAGGTACAGATTTTTATAATATACTTCCACAATATATTGTTAATATATTTCATTATCAGGACCCTACTAATGCAGGAATAGTCCCATACTTTAATATATTGGTAGGTTTTAAGGTATTTGTTGGTTTAAGTGCTGTTGTAATAGCTTTTTCACAGTTTGACAAGATTAAAGAACATGTTAGTGATAAAGAAGATGAACCAAATAATAATGATAGTAAATCTGATATGGATAATAAAAATACCAATGGTAATAAAGATTCTCTAAATATAGGAGATTGAATATATGTTATACTTAGGCCCTGTAATATTTGGATTTTTAATAGGATTTGTTGTAGGAATAAGAGTTAGGAATACTAGTAGTATTAATCTCACAATAGGATCTTATGTTATCATATTTTTAGTAGCTCTTATAATTGCATGGCAATCTGGTCCATACCCATTTTTTAATGATGTGCCTATATCTACATCATTTCTGTCTGCAGCTATTGGTTTGATAGTTGGGGATGTAATTAAAAGAATAATATCAAAAACCCAATAAACTAAATAGAATATGTCTAGTTTAATTATAAAATTTTAATTATAAAATTTCAACTAAATGAAGTTTAATTATATAAAATCTAATTATATGAAATTTAATCATAATTTAAATTATGAAAATTTTAATATTATAAAGAATTTAATCATAAAGTTCAATTATATAAAATTTAATTATATAAATTTAAATTATAAAAAATAAGTTAAATTATAAAAAATTTAATTATAAAAATCTTAATTATAAAAATTCAATTATAAAAAGAATTTACGATGATAGGAAGTTAAATCATGTTTTTATCAACAAATAAATGTGAAGGGATTGGAGAATGTGTTAAAATATGTCCCACTGAAGCTATTCGCCTTATAAATGGTAAGGCTTTTAGTTGTATTACTTGTGGGGCTTGTTTTGAGGCTTGTCCAAATCAAGCTATCTTCAAAAATAGATATGGGGGGTATGTAGTTGATAGAGCCAAATGTAATGGCTGTGGAGTATGTGAATTTACCTGCCCAGTTAATAGTATTCACATTGAAAATGGAATGACTAAAGGTATCTGTGCAAGATGTGGAATTTGTGTTGATTCTTGCCCAACTAAATCTAGAATAGATGGCTTTGATTTAATCGAAGAGAAACAATTAAACTTTTTAAAATCACTTAATTTAGCTATTCCTACTTTAAACGAATCTAAATCTTCAAAATCTCATACCAAAAGAAACTTTGTTGGAACAGACTATGAAAATTGTATCTTATGTGGCCGGTGTGAGTATTATTGTCCTACTAAAGCTATTGATGTTAATATAAATCAAAAAGGTGTTTGTACTGAGTGTAGAGTTTGTACAGATGTTTGTCCTGCAGATGCTATTCAAGAAGGTGTTATTGATCATGATAAATGTGTTTTGTGTTTGAATTGTCTTAAAAATTGTCCAAACGATGCTATTAAAGCAGACAACTTTGAAGTTAATATTATTAAACCTGAGGATGAAATAACTGGTTCAATTGTTTCATGTCTTAATTGTGGTTTATGTGCTGATAATAGTACTACTGGTGCTTTAAAACAAATTAATGGTAAGATGCGTTTTGATCCTTCTATTAATATTCAAGGAGCTAAAAATAAAGTAGAAGATAACAAATTGAATAATAATGAATTTGATAATGAACTTCTTGATAATATTTTAGATGATGCATTTGATACTAGTAATAAAGTTAGTACTAATAATGAAGATATTGAAAGTGATAATAATAAAATTTCTGATTTTGGAGATAAATCTCTAGCTCAAGATGATATGGCATTAGCTAAAGAACTTTTAAAAGCTGATGTTGAGTTTGAAAAAATTAATCAAAAATCAATTGATTCATGTCCTGTTTCTACACTTAAAGAAGACGAAAATGATGAATTTGCACTTAATGGTTATTGTGTTTCTTGTGGTAAATGTGTTAAAGTATGTGATAGACAGAATGCTCGTAAATTTATTACAGCTGAATGGGATGGCTCTGTTTCAGATGATTGTATATCCTGTGGAATATGTAGTGAACTCTGTCCTAAAGATGCCATTACTTTAAAAAGAGGCACTATTGAAGTAGATATGGATAAATGTATTCTTTGTGAAACTTGTGGAATTCATTGTCCTGTAGATGCAATTCCAAAAACTACAATGGCTAAAAAACGCATCTCCGATGGCTTCAATTTAATTGATAATAAGCTTTGTATGAATTGTAAATTATGTTATAGAATTTGTCCTGAAGATGCTATTATTGATAGAGAAGATGTTGGAATGATGGTGGATGATAGTAAATGTATTTATTGTGGTGCATGTCGTAATGCCTGTCCTGCAAAAGCATTTATTTTTGAAAGAGAATTTGAAGATTTTGGTGATAAAATTAGTAATAAATAATAATTATCTTTAATAGTCAAGGATATTTTAAAAAATCTATTTAAAAATATATTTATTATAACTTCATAATAATATTTAACTGAATAACTTTATGGTGTTTGAATGAAAAATTTAATAAGAATAATGCTAGAAGGAGCTTTTGGGAATTTTAAAAAGGTTTTTTTTGCTTCTAATAGAGTAACGGATATGGAAATGAGAGAAGATATCCTGAATGGTAAAATAAAACCAAAAAATAAAGTAGCTATTGATGCTTGTATTGGTTGCTCTGGCTGTGCAAATATATGTCCAACTAATGCGATTGATATGGTTGATTTAGAAACTCCTGAAGAGCTGATGGATGGATGGATCAAAACACAAGTTCCAAAACTCAATTCAGAAAAATGTGTTGTATGTTATTACTGTCATGATTTTTGCCCAGTTTATGCATTATTTGGTGAAAAAGCTACAATACATCCTCATGATGTTGGTAAAGTCGAATTAGACCTCGAAGAGCATATGAATAAACCATTTAAGATTTCTGAAGATAAACTTTCATTTATATCTCAATATTTATCTGATAAAACTGTGATAAAAAATAATACTAGTGAGAATAAACTTAAGAAATTACATAAGTTTAGTAAATAATAATAAAATTAAAAATTAATAATCAAATTTAAAAATTAATAATTAAATTTAAGAATTAATAATTAAATTTAGAAATAATAATTATTATAATTACTATAAATAATAACTATGTTCATAAAATAATAAAATTAGATTTAAAAATAATAATTAATAAATATTATAAATCACATTAATGAATAAAAATTAATAAATAAAAAATAAAAATTATAGAGGGATTTAATGAGCCTTAAGTCATTTTCAAGGGCAAGAGCTGTCCATTTAATGTTAGTATATACTGGAGGATGTAATGGTTGTGATATTGAGATAGTTAATTGTGTTCTTTCACCTAAATTTGATGTTGAGCAATATAAGGTTTTTTTAACTTGGAATCCTCGTGAAGCTGATGTTTTGGTTGTCACTGGTCCTGTAACAAAGCTCAATGAAGCACCTTTAAAAAAAATTTATGAAGCTATTCCAAATCCTAAAGCTGTAATAGCTGCAGGAGCCTGTGCTTTAATGGGTGGAGTTTATAAAAATATTCATGGTGATATACCCTCTGAAGAAATTATGGGTCCAGTTGAGAACATAATTCCAGTGGATGCTAAAGTACCTGGTTGTGCTGTTAGACCAGAAGATGTAATTTCTGGTGTGGTAGCTGCACTTCCTAAACTTTTAGAAGCAGATTAACTATTGAAATTAGATTAGGTTATTTTAAAAATTAGATTAGCTATTTAATTTAATATTTAATATTAATTTAATATTAATTTAATATTAATTTATATTAATATAGTTAATATATTATAGAATTTTAAGATAGTTATGGAATTAATAAATTAGTATATACTAAAATTACATGATAAAATTTAATAAATTAGAATTAATAAATTAAAAAACTTATTAAATTACTAAAATATTCGTTAGATTAATGAAATTATTATATTTATATAGATATAATTATTTAATACTTGAATTTACTTAAAAATTAATTATAATGTATTATTACAATTAAGTGATATAATGACAGAAGATAAAAGACCAATAAAGCAGGAAATAATTGAAACCGAGGTTGCAATGGGAACTGTCCACCCTGCTGCATTGGAACCATATAGGGTCCGACTTTTTGTTGAAGATGAAATTGTAAGGGATGCTGAGATTACTATTGGTGTTAATCATAGAGGAATTGAAAGAATAATGGAAGGACTACCTGTTGAAAAAGCAAATGCCCTTACAGAAAAAGTATGTGGAATCTGTTCTAATGCTCATATATGGAACTCAGTTTTAACTGCAGAAAAAGGCCTTGGAATTGATGTTCCTGAGAGAGCTAATTATATTAGGATTATAGTCGAAGAACTTGAGAGATTACATAGTCATTGTCTTTATCTCGCTCATGGATGCGAAGTTTTAGGACATGAAACATTTTCAATGAGAGCTTTTTATCTTAGAGAAACAGTAATGGAATTACTTCGAATGATTGGGGGTAACCGTGTTCAATATGGAGCTTCTATAATTGGAGGAGTGAGACCAAGATGTGAACTCACTGAAATGAGAATTCAAAAGCTTGCTGAAGGTATGAACACTCTTGAAAAAGGAATATTAGATTTTGCTGATCGATTTGTTTCTGATCCTATTGTTATGAGTAGAATTGAAGGAATTGGGGTAATTACTCAAAAACAGGCAAAAGCCCTTGAAGTATCTGGTCCAACTCTTAGAGCTACTGGAATATCTCAAGACCTTAGAGCTACTATGAAAGAATATGATGATTTTGATTTTAATATTGTAACTCAGGATGATGGGGATGTGAAATCCAATATATTAATGAGAGTTCTTGAAATTCCAGAAACAATTAATATCATACGTCAAGCTATAAAAAATCTTCCAAAAGGCCCTATTGTTAATAGATCTTGGGAAATGTTTGATTGTGATACAATAAAAAGCTATATCGAAGTTCCAAGAGGAACCTTATATCATTCTTATGCAATTGAAGATGGTCGGGTAAGAGGAAGTATAATTAGAACTCCTTCAATGTCTAACATTGGAGCTATGCAAACTGCCTGTATTGGCGATCATGTTACTGATGCACAACTCTGTATAGTTCAGTGTGACCCATGTTTTACTTGTACTGACAGAGCTATTAAAATAATTAAGATTTAAATCATAATTAATAAATTTCATAATATAAATTAAATTTAAAAACTAAAATTAAATAAGTTATAAGCTAGATTTAAATAAACTATAATTTAAACAAACTATACAACTATACAAATTAAGAGGAAATAAAATGTCAAATATCACAATTATATATTCAATTTTAGCAGTGATTGGTACATTAGTTCTAGCCCTGATTGTGGGAACTTTTCTTCCTGGAATTGAAAGAAAATATATTCAGGCGAGAATCCAACAAAGAATAGGGCCTCCTGTCACTAGTCCCGGGATTATGGCTCCTATAAAATTTTTCTTTAAGGAAAATATATCTCCGAATTCACCAGTACCAACCCTTTACAAATCGTTACCTATTGTTTCTTTTATTGTGGTAATTTTAATATTGTTGGCTTTAACTCCTCAAATGTATTTTTTTGGAGCATTAGCTAGTATTATTGCTATCGTTGGATTTTTGAAAGTAGAAGAAGTTGCTTATGTATTAATGGGATCTCTTTCTAAATCTGTAATGTCTCTCGGACTTCCATTTCCAGATATTGTTAAAGGAGCATCTCATCCAAATGTTCAAAGATCTTATCTTGAAGATTTAAGCTCAAATAGAGCATTTCGTATGATTGCTTTTGGTTCATTCCCGTTATATCTATCAATATTTATACCTGTAGCTATAACTGGTAGCATATTCCTTGGAGATATTGTGGCTTATCAACAAGTTCATGGTCCATTCTTATTTACAGTAGCTGGAGTTATTGGGACTATAGTTTTCTTCATTGGTTATATGATTCTTTTAAATGAATATCCTTTCAATATTTTAAAAGCTAAAGCTGATGTTATTGAAGGTCCTTATATGGAATATGCTTCAAAATATAGGTCTTTTGTTTATATTACAAGA from Methanobrevibacter arboriphilus JCM 13429 = DSM 1125 encodes:
- a CDS encoding respiratory chain complex I subunit 1 family protein, with the translated sequence MSNITIIYSILAVIGTLVLALIVGTFLPGIERKYIQARIQQRIGPPVTSPGIMAPIKFFFKENISPNSPVPTLYKSLPIVSFIVVILILLALTPQMYFFGALASIIAIVGFLKVEEVAYVLMGSLSKSVMSLGLPFPDIVKGASHPNVQRSYLEDLSSNRAFRMIAFGSFPLYLSIFIPVAITGSIFLGDIVAYQQVHGPFLFTVAGVIGTIVFFIGYMILLNEYPFNILKAKADVIEGPYMEYASKYRSFVYITRGFLMFTLGALFSVLFIGLPPNIFSWGILVNILVAVIFPVIMGIMSAFSPVFTYRQFYPVVIASSLLGVLAIAIGLL
- a CDS encoding NADH-quinone oxidoreductase subunit B family protein, producing the protein MSLKSFSRARAVHLMLVYTGGCNGCDIEIVNCVLSPKFDVEQYKVFLTWNPREADVLVVTGPVTKLNEAPLKKIYEAIPNPKAVIAAGACALMGGVYKNIHGDIPSEEIMGPVENIIPVDAKVPGCAVRPEDVISGVVAALPKLLEAD
- a CDS encoding EhbH, with amino-acid sequence MSNENNEYVRDKKDSSEKDNTNNYTGIRTLILSISTAFFSFTLLEVMFGFKNIINPGISNIYNALGTSIEPNMITLVVFDWRGYDTLGESLILVTAVIVILLVFGRGIVDGNSKEKE
- a CDS encoding hydrogenase large subunit, coding for MTEDKRPIKQEIIETEVAMGTVHPAALEPYRVRLFVEDEIVRDAEITIGVNHRGIERIMEGLPVEKANALTEKVCGICSNAHIWNSVLTAEKGLGIDVPERANYIRIIVEELERLHSHCLYLAHGCEVLGHETFSMRAFYLRETVMELLRMIGGNRVQYGASIIGGVRPRCELTEMRIQKLAEGMNTLEKGILDFADRFVSDPIVMSRIEGIGVITQKQAKALEVSGPTLRATGISQDLRATMKEYDDFDFNIVTQDDGDVKSNILMRVLEIPETINIIRQAIKNLPKGPIVNRSWEMFDCDTIKSYIEVPRGTLYHSYAIEDGRVRGSIIRTPSMSNIGAMQTACIGDHVTDAQLCIVQCDPCFTCTDRAIKIIKI
- a CDS encoding 4Fe-4S binding protein produces the protein MFLSTNKCEGIGECVKICPTEAIRLINGKAFSCITCGACFEACPNQAIFKNRYGGYVVDRAKCNGCGVCEFTCPVNSIHIENGMTKGICARCGICVDSCPTKSRIDGFDLIEEKQLNFLKSLNLAIPTLNESKSSKSHTKRNFVGTDYENCILCGRCEYYCPTKAIDVNINQKGVCTECRVCTDVCPADAIQEGVIDHDKCVLCLNCLKNCPNDAIKADNFEVNIIKPEDEITGSIVSCLNCGLCADNSTTGALKQINGKMRFDPSINIQGAKNKVEDNKLNNNEFDNELLDNILDDAFDTSNKVSTNNEDIESDNNKISDFGDKSLAQDDMALAKELLKADVEFEKINQKSIDSCPVSTLKEDENDEFALNGYCVSCGKCVKVCDRQNARKFITAEWDGSVSDDCISCGICSELCPKDAITLKRGTIEVDMDKCILCETCGIHCPVDAIPKTTMAKKRISDGFNLIDNKLCMNCKLCYRICPEDAIIDREDVGMMVDDSKCIYCGACRNACPAKAFIFEREFEDFGDKISNK
- a CDS encoding 4Fe-4S binding protein, which produces MKNLIRIMLEGAFGNFKKVFFASNRVTDMEMREDILNGKIKPKNKVAIDACIGCSGCANICPTNAIDMVDLETPEELMDGWIKTQVPKLNSEKCVVCYYCHDFCPVYALFGEKATIHPHDVGKVELDLEEHMNKPFKISEDKLSFISQYLSDKTVIKNNTSENKLKKLHKFSK